A window of the Streptomyces griseochromogenes genome harbors these coding sequences:
- a CDS encoding Rossmann-like and DUF2520 domain-containing protein — protein sequence MSTVHQPDLKDRPARLTVGVVGAGRVGPALAASLQLAGHRPVAVSGVSDASRRRAEAMLPDVPLVPPAEVLQRADLVLLTVPDDALPGLVAGLAETGAVRPGQLLVHTSGRYGAKVLDPALRAGALPLALHPAMTFTGTPVDVQRLAGCSFGVTAPEELRLAAEALVIEMGGEPEWITEENRPLYHAALALGANHLVTLVAQSLELLRTAGVEAPDRMLGPLLGAALDNALRSGDAALTGPVARGDAGTVAAHVTELRRHAPQTVAGYLAMARATADRALAHGLLKPELAEDLLGVLADGSDGTNGTNGTEGNAR from the coding sequence GTGAGTACAGTCCACCAGCCAGACCTCAAGGACCGCCCCGCGCGGCTCACCGTCGGCGTCGTCGGCGCCGGCCGGGTGGGTCCCGCGCTGGCCGCGTCCCTGCAGCTCGCCGGGCATCGCCCGGTAGCCGTCTCCGGAGTCTCCGACGCCTCCCGCAGGCGCGCCGAGGCCATGCTCCCCGACGTGCCGCTGGTGCCGCCTGCCGAGGTCCTCCAGCGCGCCGACCTCGTCCTGCTCACCGTCCCGGACGACGCCCTGCCCGGCCTGGTCGCCGGCCTCGCCGAGACCGGCGCGGTACGACCGGGACAGCTGCTCGTGCACACCTCCGGGCGGTACGGCGCCAAGGTGCTCGACCCCGCCCTGCGCGCGGGCGCGCTGCCGCTGGCCCTGCACCCGGCGATGACCTTCACCGGCACCCCCGTGGACGTCCAGCGCCTGGCGGGCTGCTCGTTCGGCGTCACCGCTCCCGAAGAGCTGCGGCTGGCCGCCGAGGCCCTGGTCATCGAGATGGGCGGCGAGCCCGAGTGGATCACCGAGGAGAACCGCCCGCTCTACCACGCGGCCCTCGCCCTCGGTGCCAACCACCTGGTGACCCTGGTCGCCCAGTCCCTGGAGCTGCTGCGCACGGCCGGTGTCGAGGCCCCTGACCGGATGCTCGGCCCGCTGCTCGGCGCGGCCCTGGACAACGCCCTGCGCTCGGGCGACGCGGCGCTCACCGGCCCGGTTGCGCGCGGGGACGCCGGCACGGTCGCCGCGCACGTCACCGAGCTGCGCAGACACGCCCCGCAGACCGTCGCCGGCTACCTGGCGATGGCCCGTGCGACCGCCGACCGGGCCCTCGCCCACGGCCTGCTGAAG